The genomic region CTCAATTAGATGCATCTAAAGGCGGTACCTCATCCTCATCACGGGTTGTTAAAGGTGTAAGATTTAAAGAGAAGACTCCTTATGATGGTGAAAGAAGTCCTCTTCTACATCCTGAAAGCCCTATTGTTACCAAGATTAAGTCTATATTCCACGGGAATCGATCTTGGTCTCCTCCGATCAAACAAGGGTCAAACATGTCCCCTTCGATCACTACGCCTGTTTCAGCTAGGACATATAGTGAACAACAAAAATCTCAGGTATTCTTGCCGATTACATGTCCCCTTTGATCGAAGTTGCGTTCCAAAATCGTTTAGCCGAGGAGAAAATTCTTCATTAACTCTAACAACATGTATTCATTTTATCGACATGCCCTTTGAtctatattgcaagacaattacCTAATTGTGACTATGTTGTCATAATTTTCCTGCAGCGTGAGGTTGAACGGAGCCAATCACGCCATGATGAAGATGTGAAGGAGAAGAATAGACTTGCCCGGGTCATGGAACACAAGGTCTGTtcattgtttattttttatttaaatgtttaatgttataaGTAAATAAAGAAGTAAATAAACTCGTTGTGTAGAGGGAGTTTGAAGAAAGAGTCGTGAGGCGGCGAGAGGCCGAGTACGCGAGATTGAGAGTAGAGAGGGAAGAACGACTTAGCCAAGTCCTCAAGGCACGGAAAGAAGAGAGAGACATGAAAAGGAAAATGTTATACTATCTCAGGACTGAGGAGGA from Helianthus annuus cultivar XRQ/B chromosome 10, HanXRQr2.0-SUNRISE, whole genome shotgun sequence harbors:
- the LOC110885007 gene encoding eukaryotic translation initiation factor 3 subunit A-like isoform X1 — encoded protein: MSPSITTPVSARTYSEQQKSQREVERSQSRHDEDVKEKNRLARVMEHKREFEERVVRRREAEYARLRVEREERLSQVLKARKEERDMKRKMLYYLRTEEERVTRLHEEEAQKRLGKTVFRFIVIFSSALIP
- the LOC110885007 gene encoding eukaryotic translation initiation factor 3 subunit A-like isoform X3; translation: MSPSITTPVSARTYSEQQKSQREVERSQSRHDEDVKEKNRLARVMEHKREFEERVVRRREAEYARLRVEREERLSQVLKARKEERDMKRKMLYYLRTEEERVTRLHEEEAQKRLALS
- the LOC110885007 gene encoding eukaryotic translation initiation factor 3 subunit A-like isoform X2, with the protein product MSPSITTPVSARTYSEQQKSQREVERSQSRHDEDVKEKNRLARVMEHKREFEERVVRRREAEYARLRVEREERLSQVLKARKEERDMKRKMLYYLRTEEERVTRLHEEEAQKRLEKITIFILEVWPLL